Proteins encoded together in one Variovorax paradoxus EPS window:
- a CDS encoding helix-turn-helix transcriptional regulator, with product MSRSSHSLSALPPQTIAPLERLGLRLRAHRVQREWTIAEMAERLLCSPNTLRALESGKPGTSIGLLAHALWLFGEIDSLDGVAPAPTGLAAKRRVRRSAAQQGTAGVIAENERDF from the coding sequence ATGTCAAGAAGCAGCCACAGCCTCTCAGCCCTGCCCCCGCAGACCATCGCGCCTCTTGAAAGGCTGGGCCTGCGCCTGCGCGCGCACAGGGTCCAGCGCGAATGGACGATTGCCGAAATGGCCGAGCGCCTGCTCTGCTCGCCCAACACGCTGCGCGCGCTCGAATCCGGAAAGCCAGGCACCAGCATCGGCCTGCTGGCCCATGCGCTGTGGCTCTTCGGCGAGATCGATTCGCTCGACGGTGTGGCCCCGGCACCCACCGGCCTGGCGGCAAAGCGCCGCGTCCGCAGGTCGGCTGCTCAACAAGGCACGGCAGGCGTGATCGCGGAGAACGAACGTGATTTCTGA
- the eutC gene encoding ethanolamine ammonia-lyase subunit EutC, translating into MSDAVTPNPWAQWRSATPARLALGRAGAGMPTDETLRFGWAHAMARDAIHAALDVDALEATLGAQHWEVARARSRAADRTTYLRRPDLGRQLDEEDDGRLRAIGRYGCDVCVVIGDGLSSLAVARHAAPLLAALRSQLPADTRFSPVVIATQARVALADEVGELFGAMLSVMLIGERPGLSSPDSLGIYLTHSPKRGLNDAARNCISNVRPEGLPYEAAAFKLAWLMRESLRRGLTGVALKDESVLASLEQRDGRRPRLPG; encoded by the coding sequence ATGAGCGATGCCGTCACTCCGAACCCCTGGGCGCAATGGCGCTCGGCCACACCGGCACGCCTCGCACTCGGCCGCGCCGGCGCCGGCATGCCCACTGACGAGACGCTGCGCTTCGGCTGGGCGCACGCGATGGCGCGCGACGCGATCCATGCGGCGCTCGATGTCGATGCGCTCGAAGCCACGCTCGGCGCACAACATTGGGAAGTCGCCCGCGCCCGCAGCCGTGCGGCGGACCGCACCACGTACCTCCGCCGCCCCGACCTCGGCCGCCAGCTCGATGAGGAGGACGACGGCCGCCTGCGCGCCATCGGGCGCTACGGCTGCGATGTGTGCGTCGTCATCGGCGATGGGCTTTCGTCGCTCGCGGTCGCGCGCCATGCCGCACCGCTGCTCGCCGCGTTGCGCTCGCAGTTGCCGGCCGACACCCGCTTCTCGCCCGTGGTCATCGCCACGCAGGCGCGCGTGGCGCTGGCCGACGAGGTGGGCGAGCTGTTCGGCGCGATGCTTTCGGTGATGCTGATTGGCGAGCGGCCAGGCCTGAGCTCGCCCGACAGCCTGGGCATCTACCTGACCCATTCGCCCAAGCGCGGGCTGAACGATGCGGCGCGCAACTGCATCTCCAACGTGCGGCCCGAAGGCCTGCCCTACGAAGCCGCGGCGTTCAAGCTGGCGTGGCTGATGCGAGAGTCCCTGCGACGGGGGCTGACCGGCGTGGCGCTCAAGGATGAGAGCGTTCTTGCATCGCTGGAGCAGCGCGATGGGCGACGACCACGCCTGCCCGGATAA
- a CDS encoding ethanolamine ammonia-lyase subunit EutB, whose protein sequence is MRYRTTIAEQVFSFDDLKQVMAFASPARSGDYLAGVGAATAQQRMAARHVLAETPLKQFLTEALIPYESDNITRLIIDSHDAEAFAPVSHLTVGDFRNWLLSDEATTATLTALAPGLTPEMVAAVSKLMRNQDLVSVAKKCSVVTRFRNTIGLPGHLSVRLQPNHPTDDLRGVAASTLDGLLYGAGDAVIGLNPASDSMPVLGQLLHMLDEVIQRFEIPTQSCVLTHVTNTLKLAEAGAPVDLVFQSIAGTEKANLSFGVTPELLDEAYAAALALKRGTVGDNVMYFETGQGSALSANANFGVDQQTCEVRAYALARRYKPFLINTVVGFIGPEYLYDGKQIIRAGLEDHFSGKLLGLPIGCDICYTNHAEADQDDMDTLLVLLGTAGINFIMGIPGADDVMLNYQSTSFHDALFLRQTLGLKRAPEFEAWLQRMQITNAAGQLAPPSSNRLLADMSGLKALES, encoded by the coding sequence ATGCGCTACCGCACCACCATCGCAGAACAGGTCTTCAGCTTCGACGACCTGAAGCAGGTCATGGCCTTTGCCAGCCCCGCGCGCTCCGGCGACTACCTCGCCGGCGTCGGCGCCGCCACCGCGCAGCAGCGCATGGCCGCGCGCCATGTGCTGGCCGAGACGCCGCTCAAGCAATTCCTGACCGAAGCGCTCATTCCCTACGAGAGCGACAACATCACGCGGCTCATCATCGACAGCCATGATGCGGAGGCCTTCGCGCCGGTGTCGCACCTCACGGTCGGCGACTTCCGCAACTGGCTGCTGTCGGACGAAGCCACGACCGCCACGCTCACCGCACTCGCGCCCGGCCTCACGCCCGAGATGGTCGCGGCCGTGTCCAAGCTCATGCGCAACCAGGACCTCGTGTCGGTCGCGAAGAAGTGCAGCGTGGTCACGCGCTTTCGCAACACCATCGGCCTGCCGGGGCATCTGTCGGTGCGCCTGCAGCCCAACCACCCGACCGACGACCTGCGCGGCGTGGCCGCGTCCACGCTCGACGGCCTGCTCTACGGCGCGGGCGATGCGGTGATCGGCCTCAACCCGGCCTCCGACAGCATGCCGGTGCTGGGCCAGCTGCTGCACATGCTGGACGAGGTGATCCAGCGCTTCGAGATTCCTACCCAGAGCTGCGTGCTCACCCATGTGACCAACACGCTCAAGCTCGCGGAGGCCGGCGCGCCGGTGGACCTAGTGTTCCAGTCGATCGCCGGCACCGAAAAGGCGAACCTGTCGTTCGGCGTGACGCCCGAGTTGCTCGACGAGGCCTATGCCGCAGCGCTCGCATTGAAGCGCGGCACCGTCGGCGACAACGTCATGTACTTCGAGACGGGCCAAGGCAGCGCGCTCTCGGCCAACGCCAACTTCGGCGTCGACCAGCAGACCTGCGAGGTGCGCGCCTATGCGCTGGCGCGGCGCTACAAGCCCTTTCTCATCAACACGGTGGTCGGCTTCATCGGGCCGGAGTACCTGTACGACGGCAAGCAGATCATCCGCGCGGGCCTGGAAGATCACTTCAGCGGCAAGCTGCTCGGCCTGCCGATTGGCTGCGACATCTGCTACACGAACCACGCCGAAGCCGACCAGGACGACATGGACACGCTGCTCGTGCTGCTGGGCACCGCGGGCATCAACTTCATCATGGGCATTCCGGGGGCGGACGACGTGATGCTCAACTACCAGAGCACCTCGTTCCACGACGCCCTGTTCCTGCGCCAGACGCTGGGTCTCAAGCGCGCACCCGAGTTCGAGGCGTGGCTGCAGCGCATGCAGATCACCAACGCAGCGGGGCAACTCGCGCCGCCCTCTTCCAACCGCCTGCTGGCTGACATGAGCGGGCTCAAGGCCCTTGAATCATGA
- the eat gene encoding ethanolamine permease: protein MHSTEAAPVASTAQGTGHLKKVLGPIQLWGIAVGLVISGEYFGWSYGWNTAGTLGFLVATVLVATMYTTFIFSFTELSTAIPHAGGPFAYARRAFGPNGGFVAGFATLIEFVFAPPAIALAIGAYLNVQFPGINPKWFALGAYVIFIALNWVGVGIAAAFELFVTVLAIVELLVFMGVVTPGWTMANFVANGWAGGSVLNGAAISGIFASIPFAIWFFLAIEGAAMAAEEARDPHRTIPIAYTTGIVTLVVLAFGVMIFAGGVGDWRKLANINDPLPQAMKAVVGDNSGWLHMLVWIGLFGLIASFHGIIMGYSRQIFALARAGYLPAYFAGLSPRFDTPHRALLAGGVIGVIAIFSDEWVQFGGQTLTANIVTMAVLGAIVMYLISMAALFKLRRNEPNLLRTYRAPFYPVFPAIALGLGVVCLGAMVWFNFMLTVLFLVLMAAAYGYFLLTSSQRKAAAPDEMLSSTATNA, encoded by the coding sequence ATGCACTCCACCGAAGCCGCCCCGGTCGCATCGACTGCCCAGGGCACGGGTCATCTGAAAAAGGTACTCGGTCCCATCCAGCTGTGGGGCATCGCGGTAGGCCTCGTCATCTCCGGTGAGTACTTTGGTTGGAGCTACGGCTGGAACACCGCCGGCACGCTCGGCTTCCTGGTCGCCACGGTGCTGGTGGCCACGATGTACACCACCTTCATCTTCAGCTTCACCGAGCTCTCCACGGCCATTCCACACGCGGGCGGGCCCTTTGCGTATGCACGGCGCGCGTTCGGTCCCAACGGTGGGTTCGTCGCGGGCTTTGCCACGCTGATCGAATTCGTCTTCGCGCCGCCGGCCATCGCGCTGGCCATCGGCGCCTACCTCAATGTGCAGTTCCCGGGCATCAACCCGAAGTGGTTTGCGCTCGGGGCGTATGTGATCTTCATCGCGCTCAACTGGGTCGGCGTGGGCATCGCCGCGGCTTTCGAGTTGTTCGTGACTGTGCTCGCCATCGTCGAGTTGCTGGTGTTCATGGGCGTGGTCACGCCGGGCTGGACGATGGCCAACTTCGTTGCGAACGGCTGGGCCGGCGGCAGCGTGCTCAACGGCGCGGCGATCTCGGGCATCTTCGCGTCGATTCCGTTCGCGATCTGGTTCTTCCTCGCCATCGAGGGCGCGGCCATGGCGGCCGAAGAGGCGCGCGATCCGCACCGCACCATTCCCATCGCCTACACCACCGGCATCGTCACGCTGGTGGTGCTGGCCTTCGGCGTGATGATCTTCGCGGGCGGCGTGGGCGACTGGCGCAAGCTTGCCAACATCAACGACCCGCTGCCGCAGGCCATGAAGGCGGTGGTGGGCGACAACAGCGGCTGGCTGCACATGCTGGTGTGGATCGGGCTCTTCGGGCTGATCGCGTCATTCCACGGAATCATCATGGGCTACTCGCGCCAGATCTTCGCGCTGGCGCGCGCCGGTTATCTGCCGGCCTATTTCGCGGGCCTGAGCCCGCGCTTCGACACGCCGCACCGCGCGCTGCTGGCAGGTGGCGTCATCGGCGTGATCGCGATCTTCAGCGACGAGTGGGTGCAGTTCGGCGGGCAAACGCTCACCGCCAACATCGTGACCATGGCGGTGCTCGGCGCGATCGTGATGTACCTCATCTCCATGGCAGCGCTCTTCAAGCTGCGAAGGAACGAACCGAACCTGCTGCGCACCTACCGCGCGCCCTTCTACCCCGTGTTCCCGGCGATCGCGCTCGGCCTTGGCGTGGTGTGCCTCGGTGCGATGGTGTGGTTCAACTTCATGCTGACGGTGCTGTTCCTGGTGCTGATGGCGGCGGCCTACGGCTACTTCCTGTTGACCTCTTCGCAGCGCAAGGCGGCGGCGCCCGACGAGATGCTTTCCTCCACCGCCACCAACGCCTGA
- a CDS encoding FKBP-type peptidyl-prolyl cis-trans isomerase, translated as MALAIIRAFQSPRCFVKSYFCAALVSVFAIPAAFAQSAPVTTPSGLIYQSLKEGTGASPAATDTVKVHYRGTFPDTGKEFDSSYKRGEPTEFPLNGVIPCWTEGVQKMKPGGKAKLTCPPSIAYGSRGAGGVIPPNATLNFEVELVSVTKR; from the coding sequence ATGGCGCTGGCCATAATCAGGGCCTTTCAATCCCCGAGGTGTTTCGTGAAGTCTTATTTCTGTGCCGCTCTCGTGTCCGTCTTCGCCATTCCCGCAGCATTCGCGCAATCCGCGCCCGTGACCACGCCCAGCGGCCTCATCTACCAGTCGCTCAAGGAAGGCACCGGCGCATCGCCCGCGGCCACCGACACGGTCAAGGTGCACTACCGCGGCACCTTCCCCGACACCGGCAAGGAATTCGACAGTTCCTACAAGCGCGGCGAGCCGACCGAGTTCCCGCTCAACGGCGTGATCCCGTGCTGGACCGAAGGCGTGCAGAAGATGAAGCCGGGCGGCAAGGCCAAGCTGACCTGCCCGCCGTCGATTGCCTACGGTTCGCGCGGCGCGGGCGGCGTGATTCCGCCGAACGCCACGCTGAATTTCGAAGTGGAACTGGTGTCGGTCACCAAGCGCTGA
- a CDS encoding glucose 1-dehydrogenase — protein sequence MSQLKLNDKIALVTGGTSGIGLATAQRFVAEGAHVFITGRRQAELDAAVKTIGRNVTGVLGDVSKLADLDKLYATIKEQKGRLDVLFANAGGGSLLPLGQITEEHFDKTFGTNVRGLLFTVQKALPLMAKGSSIVLNASITSIKGNPAFSVYSATKAAVRSFARGWAVDLKDAGIRVNAVSPGVVPTPAYELLGLTPEQVKGFIEGQAQNIPLGRVGTPDEIAKAVVFLASDDSSFVNGTELFVDGGMAQI from the coding sequence ATGTCCCAACTCAAGCTCAACGACAAGATCGCCCTCGTCACCGGCGGCACCAGCGGCATCGGCCTGGCCACCGCGCAGCGCTTCGTGGCCGAAGGCGCCCACGTATTCATCACGGGCCGCCGCCAGGCGGAACTCGACGCGGCCGTGAAAACCATCGGCCGCAACGTGACCGGCGTGCTCGGCGATGTCTCCAAGCTTGCCGACCTCGACAAGCTCTACGCCACCATCAAGGAACAGAAGGGCCGGCTCGACGTGCTGTTCGCCAACGCCGGTGGTGGCAGCCTCTTGCCGCTGGGCCAGATCACCGAAGAACACTTCGACAAGACCTTCGGCACCAACGTGCGCGGCCTGCTCTTCACGGTGCAGAAGGCACTGCCGCTGATGGCCAAGGGTTCATCGATCGTTCTCAACGCATCGATCACCAGCATCAAGGGCAACCCGGCCTTCAGCGTCTACAGCGCGACCAAGGCGGCGGTGCGCAGCTTCGCGCGCGGCTGGGCGGTGGACCTGAAGGATGCCGGCATCCGCGTCAACGCTGTCAGCCCCGGCGTGGTGCCGACCCCGGCCTATGAGCTGCTGGGCCTCACGCCGGAACAGGTGAAGGGCTTCATCGAAGGGCAGGCACAGAACATTCCACTGGGCCGGGTCGGCACGCCCGACGAAATCGCCAAGGCGGTGGTGTTCCTCGCCTCCGACGACAGCAGCTTCGTGAACGGCACGGAACTGTTTGTCGACGGCGGCATGGCGCAGATCTAA
- a CDS encoding glucan biosynthesis protein, protein MLDRRSFLAAGGAAAALAALGLPEEALAANGLQLSQPSPFSFDRLVAQAKRLAAQPYVAAAPLAPDVLEKIDYDAHGKIKFDPANSLFREGPGAFPVTFFHLGRFFQTPVRMHVLENSDGDAFAREVLYSPDYFSMPPDSPARALPAGAGFAGFRLQESRLGDQGKLDWQKNDWVAFLGASYFRAIGELYQYGLSARGLALDVAVPGKPEEFPTFTRFYFETPAANNTTSMTVYALLEGPSVTGVFKFVMQRGKAVIMDIDSRLFLRRDVARLGLVPLTSMYWYSETIKPTAIDWRPEVHDSDGLAIWNGAGERIWRPLNNPTQTRASAFADTKPRGFGLLQRDRSFDHYQDGVGYEKRPSLWIEPLGDWGEGSVQLIEIPTDDEIHDNVVAFWVPKADAKAGASYSLQYRLHWTDQEPFPSPLARCVATRIGRGGQPGQPRPQGVRKFMVEFIGQPLTTVPFGVKPELVLTAPRGKFSYVFAEAVPNGVPGHWRAQFDFTPEGNEPIDMRLYLKNGDQTLTETWLYQYQPG, encoded by the coding sequence ATGCTTGATCGCCGATCCTTCCTTGCCGCAGGTGGTGCCGCCGCCGCACTCGCCGCCCTTGGACTGCCCGAAGAGGCGCTGGCCGCCAACGGCCTGCAACTGAGCCAGCCGTCGCCCTTCTCGTTCGACCGGCTCGTCGCACAGGCCAAGCGCCTCGCCGCGCAGCCCTACGTCGCCGCGGCGCCGCTCGCACCCGACGTGCTCGAGAAGATCGACTACGACGCCCACGGCAAGATCAAGTTCGACCCCGCCAACTCCCTCTTCCGCGAAGGCCCTGGGGCATTCCCCGTCACCTTCTTTCACCTCGGCCGCTTCTTCCAGACACCGGTGCGCATGCACGTGCTGGAGAACTCCGACGGCGATGCCTTCGCACGCGAGGTGCTCTACAGTCCCGACTACTTCTCGATGCCGCCCGACAGCCCCGCGCGCGCGCTGCCGGCCGGGGCGGGCTTCGCGGGCTTTCGCCTGCAGGAAAGCCGCCTGGGCGACCAGGGCAAGCTCGACTGGCAGAAGAACGACTGGGTCGCCTTTCTCGGCGCTTCGTACTTCCGCGCGATCGGCGAGCTGTACCAGTACGGCTTGTCGGCGCGCGGCCTCGCGCTCGACGTGGCGGTGCCCGGCAAGCCCGAGGAATTCCCCACCTTCACGCGCTTCTATTTCGAGACGCCCGCCGCGAACAACACCACCTCAATGACGGTCTACGCCCTCCTCGAAGGGCCGAGCGTCACGGGCGTCTTCAAGTTCGTGATGCAGCGCGGCAAGGCGGTGATCATGGACATCGATTCGCGCCTGTTCCTTCGCCGTGACGTGGCGCGCCTGGGCCTCGTGCCGCTCACCTCGATGTACTGGTACTCCGAGACCATCAAGCCCACCGCCATCGACTGGCGCCCCGAGGTGCACGACTCCGACGGCCTTGCGATCTGGAACGGCGCGGGCGAGCGCATCTGGCGCCCGCTCAACAACCCGACGCAGACCCGCGCCTCCGCATTCGCCGACACCAAGCCGCGCGGCTTCGGCCTCTTGCAGCGCGACCGTTCGTTCGACCATTACCAGGACGGCGTCGGCTACGAGAAGCGCCCGAGCCTCTGGATCGAGCCGCTGGGCGACTGGGGCGAAGGCTCGGTGCAGCTCATCGAGATTCCGACCGACGACGAGATCCACGACAACGTCGTCGCCTTCTGGGTACCCAAGGCCGATGCCAAGGCCGGCGCGAGCTACAGCCTGCAATACCGGCTGCACTGGACCGACCAGGAGCCCTTTCCCTCGCCGCTCGCGCGCTGCGTGGCCACGCGCATCGGACGTGGCGGCCAGCCGGGCCAGCCGCGGCCGCAGGGCGTGCGCAAGTTCATGGTCGAGTTCATCGGCCAGCCGCTCACCACCGTGCCCTTCGGCGTGAAGCCCGAGCTGGTGCTGACGGCGCCGCGCGGCAAGTTCTCGTACGTGTTTGCAGAAGCCGTGCCCAATGGCGTGCCCGGCCACTGGCGCGCGCAGTTCGACTTCACGCCCGAAGGCAACGAGCCGATCGACATGCGGCTTTATCTGAAGAACGGCGACCAGACCTTGACCGAGACCTGGCTGTACCAGTACCAGCCGGGTTGA
- a CDS encoding class I SAM-dependent methyltransferase: MTTSKLAQRLSAVPSTLRIPLAARASGDAIFPQVAVRDAYAADILEKIRDDGHALPEDRATIYGILARTRRFRSLAQDFLKRHPGARVVNMGCGLSHYFQWLDDDKSHMTDADLPEVLALRRELIPETHPRHDVRELDLTSPNWWDQLGLPKKRKAQPVFLFTEGVLMYLKPETVQAVLATFGERAPPGSVLAFDAMCWIATGRARNHPSVRPTGAEFLWGLRRPADLTEPHPRLRLDGTYRVMEGLGLAYTVLGPMFRMVFGVPLYAVYALSAMDPIEVADT, from the coding sequence ATGACGACCAGCAAGCTCGCACAGCGTCTGTCGGCCGTACCTTCCACCTTGCGCATTCCCCTGGCCGCGCGCGCATCCGGCGATGCCATCTTTCCGCAGGTGGCCGTGCGGGACGCCTACGCCGCGGACATCCTCGAGAAGATCCGCGACGACGGCCATGCCCTGCCGGAGGACCGGGCGACCATCTACGGCATCCTCGCGCGCACCCGGCGCTTTCGCAGCCTCGCGCAGGATTTCCTCAAACGGCATCCCGGCGCCCGCGTGGTGAACATGGGCTGCGGCCTCAGCCATTACTTCCAGTGGCTGGACGACGACAAGTCGCACATGACCGATGCCGACCTGCCCGAGGTGCTCGCGCTGCGCCGCGAGCTGATTCCCGAAACCCATCCGCGCCACGACGTGCGCGAACTCGACCTGACCTCGCCTAACTGGTGGGACCAACTCGGCCTGCCGAAAAAGCGAAAAGCACAGCCCGTCTTCCTCTTCACCGAAGGTGTGCTCATGTACCTGAAGCCCGAAACGGTGCAGGCGGTGCTCGCCACTTTCGGCGAGCGGGCGCCGCCTGGCTCGGTGCTGGCCTTCGATGCAATGTGCTGGATCGCCACCGGCCGCGCCCGCAACCATCCCTCGGTGCGGCCGACGGGCGCCGAATTTCTCTGGGGCCTTCGCCGCCCCGCCGACCTGACCGAACCGCATCCGCGCCTGCGTCTGGACGGCACCTACCGCGTGATGGAAGGCCTCGGCCTCGCCTACACGGTACTCGGCCCGATGTTCAGGATGGTCTTCGGCGTGCCGCTCTATGCGGTGTATGCGTTGAGCGCCATGGACCCGATCGAAGTGGCCGATACATAA
- a CDS encoding GNAT family N-acetyltransferase produces MRTPTSPVISTATQEEVRSGVLGRHLRQFNYGFVGEYPESQPVWLNAKNANGELVGGLRAYVFLYWLRIDSLWVAESARGQRLGTRLLAEAEARARTLGAHSAALETFEWQARGFYVKQGYEEYGRIDDYVKGFYLASMKKKL; encoded by the coding sequence ATGCGCACCCCGACATCGCCCGTCATCTCGACCGCCACGCAAGAAGAAGTCCGAAGCGGCGTGCTCGGCCGGCACCTGCGGCAGTTCAATTACGGCTTCGTCGGCGAGTACCCCGAGTCGCAGCCGGTATGGCTCAACGCCAAGAACGCGAATGGAGAACTGGTCGGTGGATTGCGTGCCTACGTCTTCCTGTATTGGCTGCGCATCGACTCGCTCTGGGTCGCGGAGTCCGCACGCGGCCAGAGATTGGGCACGCGACTGCTCGCCGAAGCCGAAGCGCGTGCCAGGACCCTGGGCGCCCACAGCGCCGCGCTAGAAACCTTCGAATGGCAGGCGCGAGGCTTCTACGTGAAGCAAGGCTACGAGGAATACGGGCGCATCGACGACTATGTCAAAGGCTTCTATCTCGCCTCGATGAAGAAGAAGCTCTGA
- a CDS encoding YjfI family protein, with protein MQSLLDQLRGLDALAGAAMGGLPVQLQPIPGSTPVVQVSIEGRDELPIFITSSDMQIICICYLWTEDEVKPERRTELLESLLDLNPSVPLSSFGRVDGRYVLTGALGRNARVEDVAREVAVLSDNAIDALDALSEFLN; from the coding sequence ATGCAATCACTGCTCGATCAACTCAGGGGCCTCGATGCGCTGGCCGGCGCCGCAATGGGAGGGCTGCCGGTGCAGCTGCAACCCATTCCGGGCAGCACGCCCGTGGTCCAGGTGAGCATCGAGGGGCGCGATGAGCTGCCTATCTTTATTACCAGTTCCGACATGCAGATCATCTGCATCTGCTATCTCTGGACCGAAGATGAAGTGAAGCCCGAGCGCCGCACCGAGCTGCTCGAATCGCTGCTCGACCTCAACCCCTCCGTGCCCCTGTCGTCCTTCGGTCGCGTCGATGGCCGCTACGTGCTCACCGGTGCGCTGGGGCGCAATGCGCGCGTGGAAGACGTTGCACGCGAAGTGGCAGTGCTCAGCGACAACGCGATCGATGCCCTGGACGCCCTGTCCGAATTCCTGAATTAA
- a CDS encoding PspA/IM30 family protein has product MTVIKKLVTLLRGSAREIGESVVDSNATRIYEQEIIDAKHSIEKAKGDLTGVMAKEMQSAREIERLKKEITRYEGLAIEALNKTQEGLALDVAAKVGTIEQELEEQAKAHASYALQVSKLKELIKSAEARIREHEREIGIAKTTESVYRATQSISENIGSGGSRLANARESLERIRARHEDLADRMTASQALENELGHQALEKKLAAAGIGSDADRTGKVMERIRARQANPGGTASE; this is encoded by the coding sequence ATGACCGTCATCAAGAAGCTTGTCACCCTGCTGCGCGGCAGCGCGCGCGAGATCGGCGAGAGCGTGGTCGACAGCAACGCCACGCGCATCTACGAGCAGGAAATCATCGATGCCAAGCACAGCATCGAGAAGGCCAAGGGCGACCTCACCGGCGTGATGGCCAAGGAGATGCAGTCGGCCCGCGAGATCGAGCGCCTGAAGAAGGAGATCACGCGCTACGAAGGCCTCGCGATCGAAGCGCTCAACAAGACGCAGGAAGGCCTCGCGCTCGACGTGGCGGCCAAGGTCGGCACCATCGAGCAGGAGCTCGAGGAGCAGGCCAAGGCCCATGCGTCCTACGCGCTGCAGGTCTCCAAGCTCAAGGAACTGATCAAGTCGGCCGAGGCGCGCATCCGCGAGCACGAGCGCGAGATCGGCATCGCCAAGACCACCGAGAGCGTCTACCGCGCCACGCAGTCGATCTCCGAGAACATCGGCAGCGGCGGTTCACGGCTGGCGAATGCGCGCGAATCGCTCGAACGCATCCGCGCCCGGCACGAAGACCTGGCCGATCGCATGACGGCCAGCCAGGCGCTCGAGAACGAACTGGGCCACCAGGCGCTCGAGAAGAAGCTGGCCGCCGCGGGCATCGGCAGCGACGCCGACCGCACCGGCAAGGTGATGGAACGCATCCGCGCCCGCCAGGCCAACCCGGGCGGGACCGCTTCCGAATGA
- a CDS encoding zf-TFIIB domain-containing protein: protein MNPNLKCSCAGRAAMQPVALAEALLGVQCGDCHGMVMAMDDWRAWKSADPERVPHAVDDEVIEVFDIAAVRHCPECDRLMQRLRVSAGPDFRIDRCVACQNLWFDAGEWRAIVSRGLAGRLDELLSDGYQRRLQTEEVREARLVALRRRYGDDCIDELDRIRAWLDTQPHRDELLALLRAD from the coding sequence ATGAATCCGAACCTGAAGTGCAGCTGCGCTGGCCGCGCGGCGATGCAGCCCGTGGCGCTGGCCGAAGCGCTGCTGGGCGTGCAATGCGGCGATTGCCACGGCATGGTGATGGCCATGGACGACTGGCGCGCCTGGAAGTCCGCCGACCCTGAGCGCGTGCCGCATGCGGTCGACGACGAAGTCATCGAGGTGTTCGACATCGCCGCGGTGCGGCACTGCCCCGAATGCGACCGGTTGATGCAGCGCCTGCGTGTGAGCGCCGGCCCCGATTTCCGCATCGACCGCTGCGTGGCCTGCCAGAACCTGTGGTTCGATGCGGGCGAGTGGCGCGCCATCGTGAGCCGCGGCCTCGCGGGCCGGCTCGACGAATTGCTGTCCGATGGCTACCAGCGTCGGCTGCAGACCGAAGAGGTACGTGAAGCCCGCCTCGTCGCGCTGCGCCGCCGCTACGGCGACGACTGCATCGACGAGCTGGACCGCATCCGCGCCTGGCTCGACACCCAGCCTCACCGCGACGAACTGCTCGCACTGCTGCGCGCGGACTGA